In a single window of the Gossypium hirsutum isolate 1008001.06 chromosome D02, Gossypium_hirsutum_v2.1, whole genome shotgun sequence genome:
- the LOC107888804 gene encoding histone-lysine N-methyltransferase, H3 lysine-9 specific SUVH5 isoform X4 yields the protein MEIQRRVSPRFQNLPNCGNSNIEKIWNATKSRKTLNTRGSPRFQNLLNVGNSNIEKIRNATDSGKKSNTRASPNSNIVKIRNETDSAKISNTRVSPRFQNLPKFVKMRDATDTRKKSNTRVSPRFQNLPNGGNSNNEKKRDATLSTKTSNTRASPRFQNLPNIEKIWDATDSRTTSNTRVSSRFQNLPNGGNSNNEKKRDATPSTKTSNTRVSPRFQNLPKFEKIWGATDPRKTSNTRVSPRFQNLPNGDNSNTEKLRDATLSIKTSNTRVSPRFQNVPNVDNSNIEKTWDPTDSRKTLNTRVSPRFQTLPNGDNSNIEKIQNVPDSRKTPNTRVSPRLQSIPLEKRPFYGSSQKRKTLNDSQDEIMVKKHKVGNTKLECLSNGYVTVENGEKDVADLQETGSKGGNYGDDLTSIHGISTTMAVKDKLRLFNKYFLHFSKAEDARCYRVNGSASDHEIANGKIKDKEEGCEGHVKQAKRSKHKGWVTKRPDLKAISEMLNKNEVLYHERYFGDLPGIEVGHRFYSRAEMVAVGLHKLLLKRIDYIGKPYVKSEYNGYTFPLAAAIVMSGQYEDDFGNREEIVYTGEGEKDIPGKKRQFSDQVMRCGNLALKNNKKQSVPVRVIRGHKCDDSYSKKVYSKKVYIYDGLYKVTGYWDEKGVSGFKVFKYRLKRLRGQDNLTSQNQVHFVRGKVSRVQQELPGLVCKDLSNGQEDKCIPVFNFYNPSLAPTGFKYINSIKVAKNVSIPPDAPGCNCRGKCTNPRSCSCAQLNGGDFPYVSRDGGRLFEAKDVVFECGPNCGCGPECVNRTSQQGLKYQLEVYRTKEKGWAVRSLDFIPSGAPVCEYVGILRKNDELEDISENDYIFEIDCWHTMKGIGGREVMYLFLCQTLWMKLMREL from the exons atggaAATACAGCGAAGAGTTAGTCCAAGGTTTCAAAATCTACCAAACTGTGGTAACTCGAACATTGAGAAGATATGGAATGCAACTAAATCAAGAAAAACATTAAATACTAGAGGTAGCCCAAGGTTTCAAAATCTACTAAACGTTGGGAACTCAAACATTGAGAAGATAAGGAATGCGACTGACTCAGGAAAGAAATCAAATACTAGAGCTAGCCCTAACTCAAATATTGTGAAGATACGGAATGAAACTGACTCGGCAAAGATATCAAATACTAGAGTTAGCCCGAGGTTCCAAAATCTACCAAAATTTGTGAAGATGCGGGATGCAACTGACACAAGAAAGAAATCAAATACTAGAGTTAGCCCAAGGTTTCAAAATCTACCTAATGGTGGTAACTCCAACAATGAGAAGAAAAGGGATGCAACTCTCTCAACAAAGACATCAAATACTAGAGCTAGCCCAAGGTTCCAAAATCTACCAAATATTGAGAAGATATGGGATGCAACCgactcaagaacaacatcaaataCTAGAGTTAGTTCAAGGTTTCAAAATCTACCTAATGGTGGTAACTCCAACAATGAGAAGAAAAGGGATGCAACTCCCTCAACAAAGACATCAAATACTAGAGTTAGCCCAAGGTTCCAAAATCTACCAAAATTTGAGAAGATATGGGGTGCAACCGACCCAAGAAAGACATCAAATACTAGAGTTAGCCCAAGGTTCCAAAATCTACCTAATGGTGATAACTCCAACACTGAGAAATTAAGGGATGCAACTCTCTCAATAAAGACATCTAATACTAGAGTTAGCCCAAGGTTCCAAAATGTACCAAATGTTGATAACTCAAACATTGAGAAGACATGGGATCCAACTGACTCAAGAAAGACGTTAAATACTAGAGTTAGCCCAAGGTTTCAAACTCTACCAAATGGTGATAACTCAAACATTGAGAAGATACAGAATGTACCCGATTCAAGAAAGACACCAAATACTAGAGTTAGCCCCAGACTCCAAAGTATTCCTTTGGAGAAGAGACCCTTTTATGGTAGTAGCCAGAAGAGGAAAACGTTGAATGATTCTCAAGATGAGATCATGGTCAAAAAACACAAAGTTGGTAATACAAAGCTGGAGTGTTTATCTAATGGTTATGTTACAGttgaaaatggtgaaaaagaTGTTGCTGATTTACAGGAAACTGGTTCAAAAGGGGGCAACTATGGTGATGATTTGACCTCTATTCATGGAATAAGTACGACTATGGCAGTGAAAGATAAACTCAGGCTGTTCAATAAGTATTTCCTCCACTTCTCTAAG GCAGAAGACGCAAGATGCTATAGAGTGAATGGTAGTGCTAGTGATCATGAAATTGCGAATGGTAAAATTAAGGAT AAAGAAGAAGGATGTGAAGGCCATGTTAAGCAGGCTAAGCGATCTAAGCACAAAGGCTGGGTGACTAAGCGCCCTGATCTGAAGGCGATTTCTGAG ATGTTGAACAAAAATGAAGTTCTGTATCATGAGAGATACTTTGGTGATCTACCTG GTATTGAAGTTGGGCATCGCTTTTATTCTCGAGCTGAAATGGTTGCTGTAGGACTTCATAAACTCTTACTGAAGAGAATTGATTACATTGGAAAACCTTATGTGAAATCG GAGTACAATGGCTATACCTTTCCTCTTGCTGCTGCAATTGTGATGTCTGGCCAATATGAAGATGATTTTGGTAATAGGGAAGAAATTGTTTATACTGGTGAAGGTGAAAAGGATATACCTGGTAAAAAACGGCAATTCAGCGATCAAGTTATGCGTTGTGGTAATTTGGCTCTTAAA AACAACAAGAAGCAGTCTGTGCCAGTTAGAGTTATTCGTGGACATAAATGTGATGATAGTTACAGCAAAAAAGTATACAGCAAAAAAGTATACATATATGATGGCTTATACAAG GTTACTGGCTATTGGGATGAGAAAGGTGTTTCTGGCTTTAAAGTTTTTAAGTACAGGTTGAAACGACTACGAGGACAAGATAATTTGACAAGCCAGAATCag GTTCACTTTGTACGAGGAAAAGTTTCTAGAGTTCAACAAGAATTGCCTGG GCTTGTGTGCAAGGACCTATCAAATGGTCAAGAAGATAAATGCATccctgtttttaatttttataatccTTCTTTGGCTCCAACAG GCTTTAAATATATCAATTCCATTAAAGTTGCCAAAAATGTGAGCATCCCACCAGATGCTCCTGGGTGCAATTGTAGAGGAAAGTGCACAAATCCAAGGTCATGTTCTTGTGCTCAACTTAATGGTGGTGACTTTCCATATGTTTCTCGTGATGGAGGCAG ATTGTTTGAAGCTAAAGATGTTGTATTTGAATGTGGTCCAAATTGTGGCTGTGGGCCTGAGTGCGTCAACCGTACATCTCAGCAGGGACTAAAATACCAGCTTGAG GTCTATCGcactaaagaaaaaggatgggcaGTTAGATCTTTGGACTTTATTCCTTCTGGCGCTCCAGTTTGCGAGTATGTTGGAATCCTAAGGAAGAATGATGAATTAGAAGATATTTCAGAAAATGACTACATATTTGAGATTGATTGCTGGCACACTATGAAAGGGATTGGAGGAAGAGAG GTGATGTATCTCTTCCTATGTCAAACCTTGTGGATGAAGTTGATGAGAGAACTCTAG
- the LOC107888804 gene encoding histone-lysine N-methyltransferase, H3 lysine-9 specific SUVH4 isoform X3: protein MEIQRRVSPRFQNLPNCGNSNIEKIWNATKSRKTLNTRGSPRFQNLLNVGNSNIEKIRNATDSGKKSNTRASPNSNIVKIRNETDSAKISNTRVSPRFQNLPKFVKMRDATDTRKKSNTRVSPRFQNLPNGGNSNNEKKRDATLSTKTSNTRASPRFQNLPNIEKIWDATDSRTTSNTRVSSRFQNLPNGGNSNNEKKRDATPSTKTSNTRVSPRFQNLPKFEKIWGATDPRKTSNTRVSPRFQNLPNGDNSNTEKLRDATLSIKTSNTRVSPRFQNVPNVDNSNIEKTWDPTDSRKTLNTRVSPRFQTLPNGDNSNIEKIQNVPDSRKTPNTRVSPRLQSIPLEKRPFYGSSQKRKTLNDSQDEIMVKKHKVGNTKLECLSNGYVTVENGEKDVADLQETGSKGGNYGDDLTSIHGISTTMAVKDKLRLFNKYFLHFSKAEDARCYRVNGSASDHEIANGKIKDKEEGCEGHVKQAKRSKHKGWVTKRPDLKAISEMLNKNEVLYHERYFGDLPGIEVGHRFYSRAEMVAVGLHKLLLKRIDYIGKPYVKSEYNGYTFPLAAAIVMSGQYEDDFGNREEIVYTGEGEKDIPGKKRQFSDQVMRCGNLALKNNKKQSVPVRVIRGHKCDDSYSKKVYSKKVYIYDGLYKVTGYWDEKGVSGFKVFKYRLKRLRGQDNLTSQNQVHFVRGKVSRVQQELPGLVCKDLSNGQEDKCIPVFNFYNPSLAPTGFKYINSIKVAKNVSIPPDAPGCNCRGKCTNPRSCSCAQLNGGDFPYVSRDGGRLFEAKDVVFECGPNCGCGPECVNRTSQQGLKYQLEVYRTKEKGWAVRSLDFIPSGAPVCEYVGILRKNDELEDISENDYIFEIDCWHTMKGIGGRERRLGDVSLPMSNLVDEVDERTLESEPEPEFCIDASSFGNVARFINHSCDPNLFVQCILSSHHDVRLARIVLFAADDIPRMQLSNACYSSTH from the exons atggaAATACAGCGAAGAGTTAGTCCAAGGTTTCAAAATCTACCAAACTGTGGTAACTCGAACATTGAGAAGATATGGAATGCAACTAAATCAAGAAAAACATTAAATACTAGAGGTAGCCCAAGGTTTCAAAATCTACTAAACGTTGGGAACTCAAACATTGAGAAGATAAGGAATGCGACTGACTCAGGAAAGAAATCAAATACTAGAGCTAGCCCTAACTCAAATATTGTGAAGATACGGAATGAAACTGACTCGGCAAAGATATCAAATACTAGAGTTAGCCCGAGGTTCCAAAATCTACCAAAATTTGTGAAGATGCGGGATGCAACTGACACAAGAAAGAAATCAAATACTAGAGTTAGCCCAAGGTTTCAAAATCTACCTAATGGTGGTAACTCCAACAATGAGAAGAAAAGGGATGCAACTCTCTCAACAAAGACATCAAATACTAGAGCTAGCCCAAGGTTCCAAAATCTACCAAATATTGAGAAGATATGGGATGCAACCgactcaagaacaacatcaaataCTAGAGTTAGTTCAAGGTTTCAAAATCTACCTAATGGTGGTAACTCCAACAATGAGAAGAAAAGGGATGCAACTCCCTCAACAAAGACATCAAATACTAGAGTTAGCCCAAGGTTCCAAAATCTACCAAAATTTGAGAAGATATGGGGTGCAACCGACCCAAGAAAGACATCAAATACTAGAGTTAGCCCAAGGTTCCAAAATCTACCTAATGGTGATAACTCCAACACTGAGAAATTAAGGGATGCAACTCTCTCAATAAAGACATCTAATACTAGAGTTAGCCCAAGGTTCCAAAATGTACCAAATGTTGATAACTCAAACATTGAGAAGACATGGGATCCAACTGACTCAAGAAAGACGTTAAATACTAGAGTTAGCCCAAGGTTTCAAACTCTACCAAATGGTGATAACTCAAACATTGAGAAGATACAGAATGTACCCGATTCAAGAAAGACACCAAATACTAGAGTTAGCCCCAGACTCCAAAGTATTCCTTTGGAGAAGAGACCCTTTTATGGTAGTAGCCAGAAGAGGAAAACGTTGAATGATTCTCAAGATGAGATCATGGTCAAAAAACACAAAGTTGGTAATACAAAGCTGGAGTGTTTATCTAATGGTTATGTTACAGttgaaaatggtgaaaaagaTGTTGCTGATTTACAGGAAACTGGTTCAAAAGGGGGCAACTATGGTGATGATTTGACCTCTATTCATGGAATAAGTACGACTATGGCAGTGAAAGATAAACTCAGGCTGTTCAATAAGTATTTCCTCCACTTCTCTAAG GCAGAAGACGCAAGATGCTATAGAGTGAATGGTAGTGCTAGTGATCATGAAATTGCGAATGGTAAAATTAAGGAT AAAGAAGAAGGATGTGAAGGCCATGTTAAGCAGGCTAAGCGATCTAAGCACAAAGGCTGGGTGACTAAGCGCCCTGATCTGAAGGCGATTTCTGAG ATGTTGAACAAAAATGAAGTTCTGTATCATGAGAGATACTTTGGTGATCTACCTG GTATTGAAGTTGGGCATCGCTTTTATTCTCGAGCTGAAATGGTTGCTGTAGGACTTCATAAACTCTTACTGAAGAGAATTGATTACATTGGAAAACCTTATGTGAAATCG GAGTACAATGGCTATACCTTTCCTCTTGCTGCTGCAATTGTGATGTCTGGCCAATATGAAGATGATTTTGGTAATAGGGAAGAAATTGTTTATACTGGTGAAGGTGAAAAGGATATACCTGGTAAAAAACGGCAATTCAGCGATCAAGTTATGCGTTGTGGTAATTTGGCTCTTAAA AACAACAAGAAGCAGTCTGTGCCAGTTAGAGTTATTCGTGGACATAAATGTGATGATAGTTACAGCAAAAAAGTATACAGCAAAAAAGTATACATATATGATGGCTTATACAAG GTTACTGGCTATTGGGATGAGAAAGGTGTTTCTGGCTTTAAAGTTTTTAAGTACAGGTTGAAACGACTACGAGGACAAGATAATTTGACAAGCCAGAATCag GTTCACTTTGTACGAGGAAAAGTTTCTAGAGTTCAACAAGAATTGCCTGG GCTTGTGTGCAAGGACCTATCAAATGGTCAAGAAGATAAATGCATccctgtttttaatttttataatccTTCTTTGGCTCCAACAG GCTTTAAATATATCAATTCCATTAAAGTTGCCAAAAATGTGAGCATCCCACCAGATGCTCCTGGGTGCAATTGTAGAGGAAAGTGCACAAATCCAAGGTCATGTTCTTGTGCTCAACTTAATGGTGGTGACTTTCCATATGTTTCTCGTGATGGAGGCAG ATTGTTTGAAGCTAAAGATGTTGTATTTGAATGTGGTCCAAATTGTGGCTGTGGGCCTGAGTGCGTCAACCGTACATCTCAGCAGGGACTAAAATACCAGCTTGAG GTCTATCGcactaaagaaaaaggatgggcaGTTAGATCTTTGGACTTTATTCCTTCTGGCGCTCCAGTTTGCGAGTATGTTGGAATCCTAAGGAAGAATGATGAATTAGAAGATATTTCAGAAAATGACTACATATTTGAGATTGATTGCTGGCACACTATGAAAGGGATTGGAGGAAGAGAG AGACGCCTAGGTGATGTATCTCTTCCTATGTCAAACCTTGTGGATGAAGTTGATGAGAGAACTCTAGAAAGTGAACCTGAGCCTGAGTTTTGCATAGATGCCAGCTCCTTTGGGAATGTTGCCAGATTTATTAATCACAGTTGTGATCCTAACCTCTTTGTTCAGTGCATTCTAAGCTCTCACCATGATGTTAGACTTGCCCGTATAGTCCTCTTTGCTGCAGATGATATTCCTCGAATGCAG TTGAGTAACGCATGTTATTCATCAACTCATTGA